In Sander lucioperca isolate FBNREF2018 chromosome 12, SLUC_FBN_1.2, whole genome shotgun sequence, one DNA window encodes the following:
- the LOC116039112 gene encoding uncharacterized protein LOC116039112, with the protein MPSKPARYGLKSWVACDAASSYAWNMQMYTGKSASGGPERNLGARVVLDVTKGLRGPRNVTCDNFFTSYELARRLLIERRLTVVGTMRKNKPELPRALLNTKGRALFSSRFAFTPTVTLVSYVPKRHKNVLLLSTLHTGKARVRATRDAKPDIILHYNSTKGGVDNLDKLVGTYSCRRKTTRWPLAVFHNILDVSAYNAFVLWRELRPQWMRGKLYRRCVFLEQLGRALVTPLIERRSRLPRTEAPLGTCVPSLVIQDLSILLRCFTVQAGWKLCSRGNPGGFRDKRPLGTCVPSLVIQDLSILLRCFTVQAGLDSRIVALRLAQP; encoded by the exons ATGCCCAGCAAGCCCGCCAGGTACGGACTCAAGTCCTGGGTGGCCTGCGACGCCGCGTCCAGCTACGCGTGGAACATGCAGATGTACACGGGCAAGTCGGCGAGCGGCGGGCCCGAGAGGAATCTGGGCGCGCGCGTGGTGCTGGACGTGACCAAGGGCCTGCGGGGTCCGCGCAACGTGACGTGCGACAACTTTTTCACCTCCTACGAGCTGGCCCGGCGGCTGCTCATCGAGAGGCGCCTCACCGTGGTGGGCACGATGCGCAAAAACAAGCCCGAGCTGCCGCGCGCCTTGCTCAACACCAAGGGCCGTGCGCTCTTCTCGTCCAGGTTCGCCTTCACGCCCACCGTCACTCTGGTGTCCTACGTGCCCAAGAGGCACAAGAACGTGCTGCTGCTGAGCACGCTGCACACGGGGAAGGCGCGCGTCCGCGCCACCAGGGACGCCAAGCCCGACATCATCCTGCACTACAACAGCACCAAGGGCGGCGTGGACAACCTGGACAAGCTCGTCGGCACGtacagctgccgcaggaagacGACGCGCTGGCCCCTCGCCGTGTTCCACAACATCCTCGACGTGTCCGCCTACAACGCCTTTGTGCTCTGGCGAGAGCTCAGGCCCCAGTGGATGCGCGGCAAGCTCTACAGGAGGTGCGTGTTCCTGGAGCAGCTGGGCAGGGCGCTCGTGACTCCGCTCATCGAGAGACGCTCGCGTCTCCCTCGCACGGAAGC ACCATTGGGCACATGTGTACCCAGTCTAGTGATCCAGGATCTTTCAATTCTCCTGCGCTGCTTCACCGTCCAGGCTGG GTGGAAGTTGTGCAGCAGAGGGAACCCAGGTGGATTTCGGGATAAAAG ACCATTGGGCACATGTGTACCCAGTCTAGTGATCCAGGATCTTTCAATTCTCCTGCGCTGCTTCACCGTCCAGGCTGGGTTGGACTCCAGAATAGTGGCTCTGAGATTGGCCCAGCCGTGA